In a single window of the Verrucomicrobiota bacterium genome:
- a CDS encoding transposase, with protein MRTARILADQNQSSAVYHVISRVVDRQFVLGDEEREQFVRFMRMYARFGGVEILTFCVMSNHFHLLVEVPSSEGFTLSDEEILERCSHVYSEAALREIRWKLTELCPSQGGQALAEFRESLLYRMNSLSEFMKTLKQRFTQWFNKKHGRRGTLWEDRFKSVLVENSVGAIDAMAAYIDLNPVRAGMVEDPKDYRWCGYGEAVGSGCEEAVCGLARVVEARGTSLGVAGGSSKAERKRVLAEYRVALFGRAERTSSRKGVTEARVEEVLAAKGQLRRHEWLLCRVRYFSDGVVIGSRGFVEGFFEARRERFGPKR; from the coding sequence ATGAGAACCGCCCGTATCCTTGCCGATCAGAATCAGTCCTCCGCTGTCTACCACGTGATTTCCCGGGTGGTGGATCGTCAGTTTGTTCTGGGAGATGAGGAACGGGAGCAGTTTGTGCGGTTCATGCGGATGTATGCTCGCTTTGGTGGGGTGGAGATTTTGACCTTTTGCGTGATGAGCAATCACTTCCATCTTCTGGTGGAAGTGCCTTCTTCTGAGGGTTTTACGCTTTCGGATGAGGAGATTCTGGAGCGCTGTTCTCACGTCTACAGCGAGGCCGCTCTCCGGGAGATCCGCTGGAAGCTGACCGAGCTGTGTCCTTCTCAGGGAGGGCAGGCCTTGGCTGAGTTTCGGGAGTCTTTGCTCTACCGGATGAACAGTCTTTCGGAGTTTATGAAAACGCTCAAGCAGCGCTTCACGCAGTGGTTCAATAAGAAGCATGGGCGGAGGGGGACGCTTTGGGAGGATCGCTTCAAGAGTGTGCTGGTGGAGAATAGTGTGGGAGCCATCGATGCCATGGCGGCTTACATTGATCTCAATCCGGTGCGGGCTGGGATGGTGGAGGATCCCAAGGATTACCGCTGGTGTGGGTATGGAGAGGCTGTGGGCAGCGGGTGTGAGGAGGCTGTTTGTGGGCTGGCCCGGGTGGTGGAGGCGCGGGGAACTTCGCTTGGTGTGGCTGGGGGGAGCTCGAAAGCCGAGAGGAAGCGGGTGCTGGCCGAGTATCGGGTGGCGCTTTTTGGGAGGGCCGAGAGGACGAGTTCTAGAAAAGGTGTGACGGAGGCCCGAGTGGAGGAGGTGTTGGCTGCCAAGGGGCAGTTGCGACGCCATGAGTGGTTGCTTTGCCGGGTGCGCTATTTCAGCGATGGGGTGGTCATCGGGAGCAGGGGCTTTGTGGAGGGGTTCTTTGAGGCCAGGAGGGAGAGGTTTGGGCCGAAGCGCA